The following coding sequences lie in one Pseudomonas monsensis genomic window:
- a CDS encoding GntR family transcriptional regulator produces MTDNVLSLSSVPLHTQLRDVLRARILDGEYPQDSQMPSESELGTLFKVSRITVRQALGDLQKEGLIFKIHGKGTFVAKPKTFQNVSSLQGLAESMTGRGYEVINRLRSFKFIPADKRVAERLQVAEGETVAQIKRVRLINREPISLEITYLPKALGERLEKADLVTRDIFLILENDCGIALGHADLAIDAVLADSDLTQALNVEAGSPIMRIERLTHDANGQPLDFEHLYYRGDAFQYRLRIDRQKGEQA; encoded by the coding sequence ATGACCGATAACGTTCTGTCCCTCAGCAGTGTCCCGCTGCACACCCAACTGCGCGACGTCCTCCGTGCGCGGATTCTCGACGGCGAATACCCGCAAGACAGCCAGATGCCTTCCGAAAGCGAACTCGGCACGCTGTTCAAAGTCAGCCGCATCACCGTGCGCCAGGCCTTGGGCGATCTGCAGAAAGAAGGACTGATCTTCAAGATTCACGGCAAGGGCACCTTCGTCGCCAAGCCGAAAACCTTCCAGAACGTCAGCAGCCTGCAAGGCTTGGCCGAGTCCATGACCGGGCGCGGCTATGAGGTGATCAACCGTCTGCGCAGCTTTAAATTCATCCCCGCCGACAAGCGTGTGGCCGAGCGCCTGCAAGTCGCCGAAGGCGAAACCGTGGCGCAGATCAAACGCGTGCGTCTGATCAACCGCGAGCCGATTTCCCTGGAAATCACCTACTTGCCCAAAGCCCTTGGCGAACGCCTGGAGAAGGCGGATCTGGTGACGCGTGACATCTTCCTGATTCTGGAAAACGACTGCGGCATCGCCCTCGGCCATGCCGATCTGGCCATCGACGCGGTGCTGGCTGACAGCGACCTGACCCAGGCGCTGAACGTCGAGGCCGGCTCGCCGATCATGCGCATTGAACGCTTGACCCACGACGCCAACGGCCAGCCGCTGGACTTCGAACACCTTTACTACCGTGGCGATGCGTTCCAGTACCGCTTGCGGATCGACCGGCAAAAAGGGGAGCAGGCATGA
- a CDS encoding fumarate reductase/succinate dehydrogenase flavoprotein subunit gives MTRNVLEQEYDIVVIGGGTAGPMAAIKAKEKNRDLRVLLVDKANVKRSGAISMGMDGLNNAIIPGHSTPEQYTKEITIANDGIVNQAAVYAYATHSFETIEQLDRWGVKFEKDETGDYAVKKVHHMGAYVLPMPEGHDIKKVLYRQLKRARVSITNRLVCTRLLTDAQGAVNGVMGFDCRTADFHVIKAKAVILACGAAGRLGLPSSGYLMGTYENPTNAGDGYAMAYHAGAELANLECFQINPLIKDYNGPACAYVTGPLGGYTANNKGERFIECDYWSGQMMWEFHQELESGNGPVFLKLDHLAEETIQNIEEILHSNERPSRGQFHANRGTDYRTQMVEMHISEIGFCSGHSASGVWVNERAETSVKGLYSAGDMAAVPHNYMLGAFTYGWFAGHNAADFVAGREFSALDLQQIEKEQARVYAPLDREHGLPPAQVEYKLRRFVNDYLQPPKVTKKMQIGLQRFSDIERDLEQMKANNAHELMRAMETSVIRDCAEMAARASLFRAESRWGLYHYRVDHPQRNDSEWFCHCHLKKGDDGRMTSFKKPVEPYIIPLDAEEMQAYDRLRVGTFAA, from the coding sequence ATGACCCGCAACGTTCTCGAGCAGGAATACGACATCGTTGTCATCGGCGGCGGCACGGCCGGCCCGATGGCCGCGATCAAGGCCAAAGAAAAGAACCGCGATTTGCGCGTGCTGCTGGTCGACAAGGCCAACGTCAAACGCAGCGGCGCGATCAGCATGGGCATGGACGGCCTGAACAACGCAATCATTCCCGGCCACTCGACGCCGGAGCAGTACACCAAGGAAATCACCATCGCCAACGACGGCATCGTCAATCAGGCCGCCGTTTACGCCTACGCCACCCACAGTTTTGAAACCATCGAACAGCTTGACCGCTGGGGTGTGAAGTTCGAGAAGGACGAAACCGGCGATTACGCGGTGAAAAAAGTCCACCACATGGGCGCCTATGTGTTGCCGATGCCGGAAGGGCATGACATCAAAAAGGTCTTGTATCGCCAGTTGAAACGCGCGCGGGTGAGCATCACCAATCGGCTGGTCTGCACGCGTTTGCTGACCGACGCGCAGGGCGCGGTCAACGGGGTGATGGGCTTTGATTGCCGCACCGCCGACTTCCATGTGATCAAGGCCAAGGCTGTGATCCTTGCCTGCGGTGCCGCCGGCCGCCTGGGGCTGCCGTCCTCGGGTTACCTGATGGGCACCTATGAAAACCCGACCAATGCCGGCGACGGCTACGCGATGGCGTATCACGCCGGGGCCGAGCTGGCCAATCTCGAATGCTTCCAGATCAACCCGTTGATCAAGGACTACAACGGTCCGGCCTGCGCCTACGTCACCGGCCCGCTGGGCGGCTACACCGCCAACAACAAGGGCGAACGCTTCATCGAGTGCGACTACTGGAGCGGGCAGATGATGTGGGAGTTTCACCAGGAACTGGAAAGCGGCAACGGCCCGGTGTTCCTCAAGCTCGATCACCTGGCCGAGGAAACCATCCAGAACATCGAGGAGATCCTGCACAGTAACGAGCGCCCGAGCCGTGGCCAGTTTCACGCCAATCGCGGCACTGACTACCGCACGCAAATGGTCGAGATGCACATCTCCGAGATCGGTTTTTGCAGCGGCCATTCGGCGTCCGGGGTGTGGGTCAACGAGCGGGCCGAGACGTCGGTGAAAGGCTTGTACTCCGCGGGTGACATGGCAGCGGTGCCGCACAACTACATGCTCGGCGCGTTCACCTATGGCTGGTTTGCCGGGCACAACGCGGCGGATTTTGTCGCCGGACGTGAGTTCTCTGCACTGGACCTGCAGCAGATCGAAAAAGAGCAGGCGCGAGTCTACGCGCCGCTGGACCGCGAGCATGGCCTGCCGCCGGCCCAGGTCGAGTACAAGCTGCGGCGCTTCGTCAACGACTACCTGCAACCGCCGAAAGTGACGAAGAAGATGCAGATCGGCCTGCAACGCTTCAGCGACATCGAACGCGACCTCGAGCAGATGAAGGCCAACAACGCCCACGAACTGATGCGTGCGATGGAAACCAGCGTGATCCGCGACTGCGCCGAAATGGCTGCGCGCGCCTCGTTGTTTCGCGCCGAAAGCCGTTGGGGGCTCTACCACTACCGGGTCGATCACCCACAACGCAACGACAGTGAATGGTTCTGCCACTGCCATCTGAAGAAGGGTGACGACGGCCGCATGACCAGTTTCAAGAAACCCGTCGAGCCGTACATCATCCCGCTCGATGCCGAAGAAATGCAGGCCTATGACCGCTTGCGGGTGGGCACTTTTGCCGCTTGA
- a CDS encoding 4Fe-4S dicluster domain-containing protein: MAYQAQEIFFRSNAPVTVDEDKCIAEKGCTVCVDVCPMDLLAINPATQKAYMAFDECWYCMPCEKDCPTGAVKVDIPYLLR; this comes from the coding sequence ATGGCCTATCAAGCCCAGGAAATCTTCTTCCGCTCCAACGCCCCGGTCACTGTGGACGAGGACAAATGCATCGCCGAAAAGGGCTGCACGGTATGCGTCGACGTCTGCCCGATGGACCTGCTGGCGATCAACCCGGCCACGCAAAAGGCCTACATGGCGTTCGATGAATGCTGGTACTGCATGCCCTGTGAAAAGGATTGCCCGACCGGTGCGGTGAAAGTCGACATTCCCTATTTATTGCGTTGA
- a CDS encoding ABC transporter substrate-binding protein has product MLRAAIAGLVLASFSLAASAETIRIAIGTQDTTINCAAGGLLIRELGLLDNYLPHDGAYKDAKYDVQWKNFTSGAPLTNEMVAGKLDFGAMADFPGAFNGVAFETAGKHSLFISVLSGSIKGSGNGIVVPSASGVQSLSELKGKTISVPFASTAHGMLLRAVAEQGWDPLKDVNIIAQPPEVAGSALQAGKIDAHADFVPFAELFPSRGFARKIYDGAQANAPTFHGALVDQAYAKKYPEIVIAYLRASIEANRLLAAEPEKYSELIAKVTGVDAEVNYLFHGPLGVQTRDLSWKPEYRQAVGTAIDTLKLLKKADRGLDLNTFIDDQYIRAAFKAANLDYAAQLANYAQTPLKAVDATTGKAISDFSHVAEIWVRGEDKVRQYASAESAFTALAALKQEGKNIRAVYAQASDSGIKLLADQAWFASDAKGRLSAFLLKGQAQQYATAQGGKVLDFTDATTQAVAAR; this is encoded by the coding sequence ATGTTGCGTGCAGCAATCGCCGGTCTGGTACTGGCTTCGTTCAGCTTGGCGGCCTCGGCCGAAACCATCCGCATCGCCATCGGCACCCAGGACACCACCATCAACTGCGCCGCCGGCGGACTGTTGATTCGTGAACTCGGCCTGCTCGACAACTACCTGCCCCACGACGGCGCCTACAAAGACGCGAAATATGACGTGCAGTGGAAAAACTTCACCAGCGGTGCGCCGCTGACCAACGAGATGGTCGCCGGCAAGCTCGACTTTGGCGCCATGGCCGATTTCCCCGGGGCGTTCAACGGTGTGGCTTTCGAAACCGCCGGTAAGCACAGCCTGTTCATCAGCGTGTTGTCGGGCAGCATCAAGGGCAGCGGCAACGGCATCGTCGTGCCGAGCGCGTCCGGGGTGCAGTCGCTGAGTGAACTCAAGGGCAAGACCATTTCGGTGCCATTCGCCTCGACGGCCCACGGCATGTTGCTGCGCGCGGTGGCGGAGCAGGGCTGGGACCCGCTCAAGGACGTGAACATCATCGCCCAGCCACCGGAAGTCGCCGGCTCCGCGTTGCAGGCCGGCAAGATCGACGCTCACGCCGATTTCGTGCCGTTCGCCGAACTGTTCCCCAGCCGTGGTTTTGCCCGCAAGATCTACGACGGTGCCCAGGCCAATGCGCCGACCTTCCACGGTGCGCTGGTGGATCAGGCCTACGCGAAAAAGTACCCGGAGATCGTCATCGCTTACCTGCGCGCGAGTATCGAGGCCAATCGGTTGCTTGCCGCCGAGCCGGAGAAGTACAGCGAACTGATTGCCAAGGTCACGGGCGTCGATGCCGAGGTCAATTACCTGTTCCACGGCCCTCTGGGTGTGCAGACCCGCGATCTGAGCTGGAAACCGGAATACCGTCAGGCGGTGGGTACGGCCATCGACACCCTCAAGCTACTGAAGAAGGCTGATCGCGGCCTCGATCTGAATACCTTTATCGACGATCAATACATCCGTGCTGCGTTCAAGGCGGCGAATCTGGACTACGCCGCGCAACTTGCTAACTACGCGCAGACCCCGTTGAAAGCCGTGGACGCCACGACCGGCAAAGCCATCTCCGACTTCAGTCACGTCGCCGAAATCTGGGTGCGCGGTGAAGACAAGGTGCGCCAGTACGCCTCCGCCGAATCAGCCTTCACCGCGTTGGCCGCTTTGAAACAGGAAGGCAAAAACATCCGGGCGGTGTATGCCCAGGCCAGTGACAGCGGGATCAAGCTGTTGGCCGATCAGGCGTGGTTTGCCAGTGATGCCAAAGGGCGGTTGAGTGCGTTTCTGCTCAAGGGCCAGGCGCAGCAATATGCGACAGCGCAGGGTGGCAAGGTACTCGATTTCACTGACGCCACCACCCAAGCAGTCGCTGCCCGCTAG
- a CDS encoding ABC transporter permease, whose translation MKSSTLRWISRAASLLLCLLFWQLAASHHWNLGLVTFANVPTPLAVIDAALGLGDSGKLLQHLTASLSRVFAGYLAALLIGIALGLAIGRSKWAEDLLLPPLEVLRPIPAVAWIPLAILMFPSSELSMVFITFTGALFPILLNTVHGVEGVDPRLIASAKSLGAGRRAILREVVLPGAAPSIITGLAIGMGTSWFCLVTAEMISGQFGIGYYTWESYTIQNYADIVVGMLLIGVLGMGSSLLIKRLGGLFTPWHRPRGKA comes from the coding sequence ATGAAATCATCGACTCTACGCTGGATATCAAGAGCCGCCTCCCTGCTGCTCTGCCTGCTGTTCTGGCAACTCGCCGCCAGCCACCACTGGAACCTTGGCCTGGTCACTTTCGCCAACGTGCCAACCCCGCTGGCGGTGATCGACGCGGCGCTGGGCCTGGGCGACTCCGGCAAGTTGCTCCAGCACCTGACTGCCAGCCTGAGCCGCGTGTTCGCCGGCTACCTCGCGGCATTGCTCATCGGCATCGCGCTGGGTCTGGCCATCGGCCGCTCGAAATGGGCTGAGGACCTGTTGCTGCCACCGCTGGAAGTGCTGCGGCCGATCCCGGCGGTGGCGTGGATTCCGCTGGCGATCCTGATGTTTCCGTCGTCGGAACTGTCGATGGTGTTCATCACCTTCACCGGCGCACTGTTCCCGATCCTGCTCAACACCGTGCACGGTGTCGAAGGCGTCGATCCACGGCTGATCGCCTCGGCGAAAAGCCTCGGGGCAGGGCGCCGGGCGATCTTGCGCGAAGTGGTTCTGCCGGGGGCCGCGCCGAGCATCATCACTGGCCTGGCGATCGGCATGGGCACCTCGTGGTTTTGTCTGGTAACGGCGGAAATGATCTCCGGCCAGTTCGGCATCGGTTACTACACCTGGGAGTCCTACACCATTCAGAACTACGCCGACATCGTCGTCGGCATGCTGCTGATCGGCGTGCTGGGCATGGGCAGCAGCCTGTTGATCAAACGCCTCGGCGGGCTGTTCACGCCCTGGCACCGACCACGAGGAAAAGCCTGA
- a CDS encoding ABC transporter ATP-binding protein — MSAMQTPEGRIDIRQLSIVLGEGQHAFEAVQGLDCQIEPGQFVCILGPSGCGKSTLLGALAGHLSAHAGSLKVDGSEVSGPSPQRGMVFQHHTLFPWRTVRDNVAFGLKMRGIGKAERHRAADDILKLVGLDGFAERWPDQLSGGMQQRVEIARVLINRPRLLLMDEPFGALDALTRLNMQELLLDIWTRIRTTVVFVTHDIDEALFLADRLLVMSARPGRIIEDLRLDFPRPRTTELVTSAEFSRLKRHCLDLLRHDNDRPLPRLNPLGLPPENPLPRFAL; from the coding sequence ATGAGCGCAATGCAAACCCCGGAAGGGCGGATCGATATTCGTCAGTTGTCGATCGTTCTTGGCGAAGGCCAACACGCGTTCGAAGCCGTACAAGGGCTGGATTGCCAGATCGAGCCCGGCCAGTTCGTGTGCATTCTTGGCCCGTCCGGTTGTGGCAAGTCGACCTTGCTCGGCGCACTCGCCGGGCACTTGAGTGCGCATGCCGGCAGTCTCAAAGTCGATGGCAGCGAGGTGTCCGGGCCGTCGCCGCAACGCGGCATGGTGTTCCAGCATCACACGCTGTTTCCGTGGCGCACGGTGCGCGACAACGTTGCCTTCGGCCTGAAGATGCGCGGCATCGGCAAGGCTGAACGCCACCGCGCCGCTGACGACATTCTCAAACTGGTGGGCCTCGACGGGTTTGCCGAACGTTGGCCCGATCAGCTCTCCGGCGGCATGCAGCAACGGGTGGAAATCGCCCGGGTGCTGATCAATCGCCCGCGTCTGTTGTTGATGGACGAACCCTTCGGTGCATTGGATGCCTTGACCCGCCTGAACATGCAGGAACTGCTGCTGGACATCTGGACGCGCATCCGCACCACCGTGGTGTTCGTCACTCACGACATCGACGAGGCACTGTTCCTCGCCGACCGTTTGCTGGTGATGAGTGCGCGACCGGGACGAATCATCGAAGACCTGCGTCTGGACTTCCCGCGACCGCGTACCACTGAGCTGGTGACCAGCGCCGAGTTTTCACGCCTCAAACGCCACTGCCTTGATCTATTGCGTCACGACAACGACCGCCCGCTGCCGCGCCTTAATCCGCTCGGCCTGCCTCCCGAAAACCCCTTGCCGCGATTTGCCCTATGA
- a CDS encoding HEAT repeat domain-containing protein, with product MTSFFAVTDNPDILALQPRLTADDAGVRRIALIDLADLEEPDGLLWLVERLTDDPAEEVRAEAARLLEAWEDEPVVAALCQALTDPSPAVQTAAAQSLSLLKSEAAGRVILPWTDHAQVSVRIAAFRALRELRFAAAAPAAVVALDDADANVRREAVGVLGWLKQLDALPALARLASADPDTEVRRAATGALGLASGAEVLPALRQALQDHAWQVREEAATTLGKVGHSDAGPALIEALNDDYWQVRLRATRSLGRLRFAPALDTLIETLGHRISNLRKEAALALGELNDRGAVAALQAAQDDGDPEVRKAVRIALSQLQ from the coding sequence ATGACCTCATTTTTTGCTGTGACCGATAACCCGGACATTCTCGCCCTGCAGCCGCGCCTGACCGCTGACGATGCCGGTGTGCGGCGCATTGCGCTGATTGATCTGGCTGATCTGGAAGAGCCGGACGGCTTGCTGTGGCTGGTCGAAAGGCTGACCGATGATCCGGCTGAAGAAGTCCGCGCTGAAGCCGCGCGACTGCTGGAAGCCTGGGAAGATGAGCCGGTGGTGGCGGCGTTGTGTCAGGCCCTCACCGATCCGTCGCCGGCCGTACAAACAGCGGCAGCGCAAAGCCTGAGCCTGCTCAAGAGCGAAGCGGCGGGGCGGGTGATTCTGCCGTGGACCGATCATGCGCAAGTCAGTGTGCGGATTGCCGCGTTCCGCGCCCTGCGCGAATTGCGTTTCGCCGCCGCCGCGCCTGCTGCGGTTGTGGCACTCGACGACGCCGACGCCAATGTGCGCCGCGAAGCGGTCGGCGTGCTCGGCTGGCTTAAGCAACTCGACGCGCTGCCGGCGCTGGCACGCCTGGCCAGCGCCGACCCGGACACCGAAGTGCGCCGCGCCGCCACTGGTGCCCTCGGTCTGGCCTCTGGCGCCGAGGTGCTGCCGGCCTTGCGCCAGGCCTTGCAGGACCACGCCTGGCAAGTGCGAGAAGAGGCGGCCACCACCCTGGGCAAGGTCGGCCACAGCGATGCCGGTCCGGCGTTGATCGAAGCCTTGAACGATGACTACTGGCAAGTACGTCTGCGCGCCACTCGCAGCCTCGGTCGCCTGCGTTTTGCGCCGGCTCTGGACACCTTGATCGAGACCCTCGGCCACCGCATCAGCAACCTGCGCAAGGAAGCCGCGCTGGCCCTCGGTGAGTTGAATGATCGCGGGGCGGTGGCGGCGTTGCAGGCGGCGCAGGACGACGGTGACCCGGAAGTGCGCAAAGCGGTGCGGATTGCCTTGAGTCAGTTGCAATGA
- a CDS encoding DUF971 domain-containing protein — translation MKPLSVGNSQSAQTLRLSWPDGRESVLNHAELRRQCPCSQCRAFRLKGMTPRVDDRVRLIEINPQGYGVQLVFSDGHQRGIYPWDYLAQLTP, via the coding sequence ATGAAGCCGCTGTCGGTGGGCAATTCGCAAAGCGCGCAGACCTTGCGCCTGAGTTGGCCGGACGGGCGTGAATCGGTGCTCAACCATGCCGAACTGCGCCGCCAGTGCCCGTGCTCGCAGTGCCGTGCGTTTCGCCTGAAAGGGATGACCCCGCGGGTCGATGACCGGGTTCGCCTGATCGAGATCAACCCGCAGGGCTACGGCGTGCAACTGGTGTTCAGCGATGGGCACCAGCGCGGAATCTATCCGTGGGACTACCTGGCACAGCTCACCCCTTGA
- a CDS encoding phosphoethanolamine transferase — MALGNGLRLPSITPTRLVLLFSLALVALYNLATWKALGTLITLQGAHKLAFFASFGLFLWAAITLLLTLVSFRWTLKPALTVVALLSACAAYFMNEYGITIDTVMIQNVFETNPDEATALFNGKLLTYVLLLGVLPAVLIWRWPVSYRPFFRGLLNKVLVIIACVLVIAASVGTFYSTYAPIFRQEDKLTHFINPTNYIYAISKYTQQRLGIKKHFVVQAIGEDAVMSAKAAAREKKSLMVFVVGETARADHFSLNGYARETNPELSKLDILNFTQVHSCGTSTAVSVPCMFSKFPREDYSDKKGKTYEGLLDILQRAGVQVLWLDNNSDCKGTCLRVPHRDISKHQPGPFCDGNNCLDEALLADLQSYIDSLKGHAIIVLHADGSHGPEYYERYPKEMERFKPICHTNQLGSCSRDELVNVYDNTILYTDHFLAQVIELLKRNQDTLETSMLYVSDHGESLGENGLYLHAAPYALAPEAQTHVPMVMWFGKGTLASEGIDRGCLQGKTGQADLSHDNLFHSVLGLFDVKTSLYQPGLDVFHGCRPAMTAAQ, encoded by the coding sequence ATGGCTTTGGGCAACGGACTGCGTTTACCGTCCATCACTCCTACCCGACTGGTGCTGTTGTTTTCCCTGGCGCTGGTGGCGCTGTATAACCTGGCGACCTGGAAGGCGCTGGGCACGCTGATTACCCTGCAAGGCGCGCACAAACTGGCGTTTTTCGCCTCCTTCGGGCTGTTTTTGTGGGCGGCCATCACCCTGCTGCTGACCCTGGTGTCGTTTCGCTGGACGCTGAAACCGGCGCTGACCGTGGTCGCCCTGCTCTCCGCCTGTGCGGCGTATTTCATGAACGAATACGGGATCACCATCGACACGGTGATGATCCAGAACGTGTTCGAAACCAACCCCGACGAAGCCACCGCGCTGTTCAACGGCAAGCTGCTGACTTACGTGCTGTTGCTCGGCGTGCTGCCAGCCGTGCTGATCTGGCGCTGGCCGGTGAGCTATCGGCCGTTCTTTCGCGGCCTGCTCAACAAGGTGCTGGTGATCATCGCCTGCGTGCTGGTGATCGCGGCTTCCGTGGGCACGTTTTATTCGACCTACGCACCGATCTTTCGCCAGGAAGACAAGCTCACCCACTTCATCAACCCGACCAACTACATCTACGCCATCAGCAAATACACCCAACAACGCCTGGGCATCAAAAAGCACTTCGTGGTGCAGGCCATCGGCGAAGACGCGGTGATGAGCGCCAAGGCTGCCGCCCGCGAGAAGAAATCACTGATGGTGTTTGTGGTCGGGGAAACGGCGCGTGCCGACCATTTCTCGCTCAACGGTTATGCGCGTGAGACCAACCCCGAACTGAGCAAACTGGACATCCTCAACTTCACCCAGGTGCATTCCTGTGGCACCTCGACGGCAGTGTCGGTGCCGTGCATGTTCTCGAAGTTCCCCCGTGAGGATTACAGCGACAAGAAAGGCAAAACCTACGAAGGCCTGCTCGATATCCTGCAGCGGGCCGGCGTGCAGGTGCTGTGGCTGGACAACAACAGCGACTGCAAGGGCACCTGCCTGCGCGTCCCCCATCGCGATATTTCGAAGCATCAGCCGGGACCGTTCTGCGATGGCAATAATTGCCTCGACGAAGCGCTGCTGGCGGATCTGCAAAGCTACATCGACAGCCTCAAGGGCCACGCGATCATCGTTCTGCATGCCGACGGCAGCCACGGCCCCGAGTACTACGAGCGCTATCCGAAGGAAATGGAACGCTTCAAACCGATCTGCCACACCAACCAGCTAGGCAGTTGCAGCCGCGATGAACTGGTGAACGTGTACGACAACACCATCCTCTACACCGACCATTTCCTCGCCCAGGTCATCGAGTTGCTCAAGCGCAATCAGGACACGCTGGAGACCTCGATGCTGTACGTTTCCGACCACGGTGAATCGCTGGGTGAAAACGGCCTGTACCTGCACGCCGCGCCATATGCACTGGCGCCCGAAGCGCAGACCCATGTGCCGATGGTGATGTGGTTTGGCAAGGGTACGCTCGCCAGCGAAGGAATTGATCGCGGCTGCCTGCAAGGCAAGACCGGGCAGGCGGATCTGAGCCATGACAACCTGTTCCATTCGGTGCTGGGGTTGTTTGACGTGAAGACCTCGCTGTATCAGCCAGGGCTGGATGTTTTCCATGGCTGCCGGCCGGCGATGACGGCTGCGCAGTAA
- the lexA gene encoding transcriptional repressor LexA, which yields MYSMKTLTPRRTAILTFIRERIAEHGQSPSLAEISEAFGFASRSVARKHVLALTDAGFIEVNPHQARGIRLLEQPARPELLEIPVLGRVAAGAPIGADAEVHSRLLLDPALFSRTPDYMLRVQGDSMIEDGILDGDLVGVRRNPEALNGQIVVARLDGEVTIKRFERVGAVVRLLPRNPAYQPIVVRDDQDLAIEGVFCGLVRQG from the coding sequence ATGTACTCCATGAAGACACTGACGCCTCGCCGTACCGCCATCCTGACCTTTATCCGCGAACGCATCGCCGAACACGGTCAGTCCCCAAGCCTCGCTGAAATCAGCGAGGCTTTTGGTTTTGCCTCGCGCAGCGTGGCGCGCAAGCATGTGCTGGCGCTCACCGACGCCGGGTTTATCGAGGTCAATCCGCATCAGGCCCGGGGCATTCGCCTGCTCGAGCAACCGGCGCGCCCGGAACTGCTCGAGATTCCCGTGCTCGGCCGGGTCGCTGCCGGTGCGCCGATCGGTGCCGATGCCGAGGTCCACAGCCGTTTGCTGCTCGACCCGGCGCTGTTCTCCCGCACTCCCGACTACATGCTGCGGGTGCAGGGCGACTCGATGATCGAGGACGGCATCCTCGATGGCGATCTGGTTGGCGTGCGGCGCAATCCCGAGGCGCTCAACGGCCAGATTGTGGTGGCGCGGCTCGACGGTGAAGTCACGATCAAACGCTTCGAACGGGTCGGCGCGGTGGTGCGGTTGCTGCCGCGCAACCCGGCGTATCAGCCGATTGTCGTGCGCGACGATCAGGACCTGGCCATCGAAGGGGTGTTCTGCGGTCTGGTGAGGCAAGGCTGA
- the imuA gene encoding translesion DNA synthesis-associated protein ImuA, with amino-acid sequence MGAVVALDTLFNGGQVWKGRPAPPAASPQPTGHAALDAALPSGGWPEAALSEILLAGPGVGELQLVWPTLARLSAAGERIVLVAPPFVPYPQAWESAGVDLRQLSVIQASEREALWAAEQCLRSGSCGAVLCWPHKADDRALRRLQVAAETGQTLAFAWRPLSEAVNPSPAALRIAIDARPAQLRVLKCRGGLACSAPIAFAVGH; translated from the coding sequence ATGGGCGCCGTCGTTGCGCTGGATACGCTGTTCAATGGCGGCCAGGTCTGGAAGGGCCGGCCTGCGCCCCCGGCTGCCAGCCCGCAACCCACCGGGCATGCCGCGCTGGACGCGGCCTTACCCAGCGGCGGCTGGCCGGAAGCGGCGCTGAGCGAAATCCTCCTGGCCGGCCCGGGGGTTGGCGAGTTGCAACTGGTCTGGCCAACACTGGCGCGGCTTTCGGCGGCGGGCGAGCGCATTGTGCTGGTGGCACCGCCGTTCGTGCCGTACCCGCAGGCGTGGGAAAGCGCGGGGGTGGATCTGCGCCAGTTGTCGGTGATCCAGGCCAGCGAGCGCGAGGCCTTGTGGGCGGCGGAACAATGCCTGCGTTCAGGCAGTTGCGGTGCGGTGCTGTGCTGGCCGCACAAGGCCGATGACCGCGCGTTGCGGCGCTTGCAGGTGGCGGCGGAAACCGGCCAGACCCTGGCCTTTGCCTGGCGCCCGTTGAGCGAAGCGGTCAACCCGTCGCCGGCGGCGTTGCGCATTGCCATCGACGCCAGACCGGCCCAGTTGCGCGTGCTCAAATGCCGCGGCGGGCTGGCGTGTTCGGCGCCGATTGCCTTTGCCGTGGGGCATTGA